A portion of the Halopelagius inordinatus genome contains these proteins:
- a CDS encoding archaellin/type IV pilin N-terminal domain-containing protein, whose amino-acid sequence MFEENNTDRGQVGIGTLIVFIAMVLVAAIAAGVLVNTAGFLQATAQDAGQESVNKVTNRVDVVSQHGIVNETSSGDLAVDSLNLTVRLAAGSGSVSLEDTTIKYVSSSKAENLVFNNTTVDGKTITNDNVSRLGSGGNLSDNEFTAYALDDDDDASYPVLNSQADRYEMIINTSLIEDNDGVLTGDSVKLEITSRSGGSTQVILTMPQQLAGQNDNDPVPL is encoded by the coding sequence ATGTTCGAAGAAAACAACACCGACCGCGGTCAGGTCGGTATCGGTACTCTCATCGTGTTCATCGCGATGGTCCTCGTCGCGGCGATCGCGGCGGGCGTCCTCGTGAACACGGCCGGCTTCCTCCAGGCGACTGCGCAGGACGCTGGACAGGAAAGTGTGAATAAGGTAACTAACCGCGTCGACGTCGTGAGCCAACACGGGATCGTGAACGAGACGAGTAGCGGTGATCTGGCTGTCGACAGTCTCAATCTGACTGTCCGTCTGGCCGCCGGGTCCGGGAGTGTCTCACTCGAGGACACGACGATAAAGTACGTGAGCAGTTCGAAGGCCGAGAACCTCGTGTTCAACAACACGACGGTCGACGGGAAGACGATCACCAACGACAACGTTTCGAGGCTCGGCAGCGGCGGTAACCTCTCCGACAACGAGTTCACCGCGTACGCCCTCGACGACGACGACGACGCGTCGTACCCCGTCTTGAACAGCCAAGCCGACCGGTACGAGATGATCATCAACACGTCCCTCATCGAGGACAATGACGGCGTCTTGACGGGCGACTCCGTCAAGCTCGAAATCACGAGCCGCTCCGGTGGCTCCACGCAGGTCATCCTGACGATGCCCCAGCAGCTGGCCGGTCAGAACGACAACGATCCGGTCCCCCTCTAA
- a CDS encoding CheF family chemotaxis protein, with product MTEQTEAGGEDLLEAYRQKKEEPESTEAERERSERRKKRTESGESIVVDFVANFVAGGNASFDPVKGRVLMSSRRLILATSRSKTVIPITSVFDIAVGQVPPEVDEFFDFTVMVGYIVDNRRQTTVIGGDRDTIEKFSLLLFRAALNGSETVVKHPAKVGGRVMDSRKRTTGLHLDYESVTFPGNAELGEADEPFTIDLASVIFFEVIERTVEGEKRLVLSVQHVENGQTVTTEISLPSRRKMNVLGRYLRLIYHWIKSDVRDVEVTEEGLEVLVGLYSTGPGIDLASLLELDENELEAKLEDLFEDDLITDDTAPCELTPQGRFVVNEEIEDVNV from the coding sequence ATGACGGAGCAAACAGAGGCTGGCGGCGAGGACCTGCTCGAAGCCTACCGGCAGAAGAAAGAGGAACCGGAATCGACCGAAGCCGAGCGCGAACGCTCCGAGCGTCGGAAGAAACGGACCGAAAGCGGCGAATCCATCGTCGTGGACTTCGTCGCGAACTTCGTCGCGGGGGGGAACGCTTCGTTCGACCCGGTGAAGGGGCGAGTCCTGATGAGCAGTCGGCGACTCATACTCGCCACCTCCCGGTCGAAGACGGTCATCCCCATCACGTCGGTGTTCGACATCGCCGTCGGACAGGTGCCGCCGGAGGTGGACGAATTCTTCGATTTCACGGTGATGGTGGGATACATCGTCGACAACCGGCGGCAAACGACGGTCATCGGCGGGGACAGAGACACCATCGAGAAGTTCTCGCTGCTCCTGTTTCGCGCCGCACTCAACGGGTCCGAGACGGTGGTGAAACACCCCGCGAAGGTCGGCGGCCGCGTCATGGACTCGCGAAAGCGAACCACCGGACTCCACCTCGACTACGAGTCCGTCACGTTCCCCGGGAACGCCGAACTCGGCGAGGCGGACGAACCGTTCACCATAGACCTCGCTTCGGTCATCTTCTTCGAGGTCATAGAGCGGACCGTAGAGGGAGAGAAACGGCTCGTGCTCTCGGTCCAACACGTCGAGAACGGACAGACGGTCACGACCGAGATATCGCTGCCGTCGCGACGGAAGATGAACGTCCTCGGTCGATATCTGCGGCTCATCTACCACTGGATAAAGAGCGACGTGCGCGACGTCGAGGTGACAGAGGAGGGTCTCGAGGTGCTCGTCGGACTGTACTCGACCGGTCCCGGCATCGACCTCGCGTCGCTCTTGGAACTCGACGAGAACGAACTGGAGGCGAAACTCGAAGACCTGTTCGAAGACGACCTCATCACCGACGACACGGCGCCGTGCGAACTCACGCCGCAGGGTCGATTCGTCGTCAACGAGGAGATAGAGGACGTCAACGTCTGA
- a CDS encoding ATPase domain-containing protein, whose translation MNANHFPLGLAQHDRLEKELGGGLPRGAIVLIEGDYGAGKSVLSQRFTYGFCQEDVVTTLISTELGVRGFLDQMHSLTYDVVKPLLNEEILFLQAEIDASGALTGGSAEKERKQLLRRLMDADTVWDADVIIIDTFDAILRNDPQFEALVRQNEERQAALEIISFFRDLTTKGKTIVLTVDPSTVDDEAIGPFRSIADVFLELEMVEVGNDVRRNIFVKRFAGMGEQVGDRVGFSVRSGIGIVIESRSVA comes from the coding sequence ATGAACGCGAATCACTTTCCTCTCGGACTGGCACAGCACGACCGCTTAGAGAAGGAACTCGGCGGCGGACTCCCCAGAGGAGCCATCGTCCTCATCGAAGGGGACTACGGGGCCGGAAAGAGCGTCCTCTCACAGCGGTTTACCTACGGATTCTGCCAAGAGGACGTCGTTACGACGCTCATCTCCACCGAGTTGGGCGTCCGCGGCTTCCTCGACCAGATGCACTCTCTGACCTACGACGTGGTCAAGCCCCTCCTGAACGAGGAGATACTGTTCCTCCAGGCGGAGATAGACGCCTCGGGAGCGCTGACCGGCGGGAGCGCGGAGAAAGAGAGAAAGCAACTGCTCCGACGACTGATGGACGCGGACACCGTCTGGGACGCCGATGTCATCATCATCGACACGTTCGACGCCATCCTGCGGAACGACCCGCAGTTCGAGGCGCTCGTCCGCCAAAACGAGGAGCGACAGGCGGCCCTCGAAATCATCTCGTTCTTCCGCGATCTGACGACGAAGGGCAAGACCATCGTGCTCACCGTCGACCCCTCCACCGTCGACGACGAGGCCATCGGTCCGTTCCGCTCTATCGCCGACGTGTTCCTCGAACTGGAGATGGTCGAAGTCGGAAACGACGTCCGCCGGAACATCTTCGTAAAGCGGTTCGCGGGGATGGGCGAACAGGTCGGTGACCGAGTCGGGTTCTCCGTTCGGTCCGGAATCGGAATCGTCATCGAAAGCAGGAGTGTCGCATAA
- a CDS encoding fla cluster protein FlaF: protein MGFGVSGSTAIIFLGVLVCTGTLYTAAAGSAERLTDAEGENHERLLDRRNTEIAIANATYDTSDTGGLVIRANNTGTTTLSVRDTTLLLDNGYKSVPQSNSFVENDETTDLWIPGETLRIELSTNASRVKLVTETGVSDSEPVTVVN, encoded by the coding sequence GTGGGCTTCGGCGTTAGTGGCTCGACTGCCATCATCTTCCTCGGCGTGCTCGTCTGCACGGGCACGCTCTACACCGCGGCGGCGGGAAGCGCAGAGCGCCTCACGGACGCCGAAGGCGAGAACCACGAGCGTCTCCTCGACAGGCGGAACACGGAGATAGCCATCGCTAACGCGACGTACGACACGAGCGACACGGGAGGACTCGTGATTCGCGCGAACAACACCGGCACGACGACGCTCTCGGTTCGGGACACGACCCTGCTTCTCGACAACGGCTACAAGAGCGTCCCTCAGAGCAACTCCTTCGTCGAGAACGACGAGACGACGGACCTCTGGATACCGGGCGAGACGCTCAGAATCGAGTTGTCGACGAACGCCTCCCGCGTGAAACTCGTCACCGAGACGGGCGTCTCCGACAGCGAACCCGTGACGGTGGTGAACTGA
- a CDS encoding flagella accessory protein C translates to MGMMDWMDGYDEEESPDGTTNTVATDGLGFDEDLDDLSDDFDDFGDGDDFGDGGDFGDGDDFGDGDDFGGGGGGGSVDESVVAELEDRISDLENELSAVSSGMNTVREENKQIGETVEELDDTIRKLLDIYEMVTRGINPFVDDAREMGGLEGGGSFGIFEGEEEEDENLDPDVANAEAESFFDEDFGELDAEAGEAEAELAAEDELSGEERESPADALDDESKEESSGGGSGGSSFDDLKSEYEEKDGWDDELDGDDEDGDDEDAEAEESDAVDDSPLDEADVATDDGDVPTTEELVGDAPSNEETETDEGSETFFEDDAESDSDPDTGADDQSDAFEFDHDAATETPEQSDPDRSQSQPRPQSEPQTGRGPDADASDGPEYLTTLPASYIAESVALEWTRFLVSVGGAIGAARALRQYREQEWISRHVERKMNAHVRNAASATATEEPRDLRVEHHKESLTYISRLAGDVAESRLLDELSAHGRRGGRRGLRR, encoded by the coding sequence ATGGGGATGATGGACTGGATGGACGGATACGACGAAGAGGAGTCCCCGGACGGTACCACGAACACCGTCGCGACCGACGGACTCGGATTCGACGAGGACTTAGACGACCTCTCCGACGACTTCGACGATTTCGGCGACGGTGACGACTTCGGAGACGGCGGCGACTTCGGCGACGGCGACGACTTCGGAGACGGCGACGACTTCGGCGGCGGGGGCGGCGGTGGCTCCGTCGACGAGAGCGTGGTCGCCGAACTCGAAGACCGAATCTCCGACCTCGAAAACGAGCTCAGCGCCGTCTCGTCGGGGATGAACACCGTCCGAGAGGAAAACAAACAGATCGGTGAGACCGTCGAAGAACTCGACGACACCATCAGAAAGCTGCTCGACATCTACGAGATGGTCACTCGCGGTATCAACCCGTTCGTCGACGACGCACGGGAGATGGGCGGACTCGAGGGCGGCGGTTCGTTCGGCATCTTCGAGGGCGAAGAAGAGGAAGACGAGAATCTCGACCCGGACGTCGCAAACGCGGAGGCCGAGAGCTTCTTCGACGAAGACTTCGGCGAACTCGATGCCGAGGCGGGCGAAGCGGAGGCCGAGTTGGCCGCGGAGGACGAACTCAGCGGGGAGGAACGCGAGAGCCCCGCCGACGCGCTCGACGACGAGTCAAAAGAGGAGTCTTCGGGCGGCGGGTCCGGCGGGTCGAGCTTCGACGACCTGAAATCCGAGTACGAGGAGAAAGACGGGTGGGACGACGAACTCGACGGAGACGACGAGGACGGAGACGACGAGGACGCGGAGGCCGAAGAGTCCGACGCCGTCGACGACTCGCCCCTCGACGAGGCGGACGTCGCCACCGACGACGGCGACGTTCCGACGACGGAGGAGTTGGTCGGAGACGCGCCCTCGAACGAGGAGACGGAGACGGACGAGGGGTCCGAGACGTTCTTCGAGGACGACGCGGAGTCGGACTCCGACCCCGACACCGGGGCGGACGACCAGTCGGACGCGTTCGAGTTCGACCACGACGCCGCGACGGAGACCCCAGAGCAGAGCGACCCCGACCGGTCGCAGTCCCAGCCCCGCCCGCAGTCCGAACCGCAGACCGGACGCGGCCCGGACGCAGACGCGAGCGACGGACCGGAGTATCTCACCACGCTGCCCGCGAGTTACATCGCGGAGTCGGTGGCGCTCGAGTGGACCCGGTTTCTCGTCTCCGTCGGCGGTGCAATCGGCGCCGCGCGCGCACTCCGGCAGTACCGAGAGCAAGAGTGGATATCGAGGCACGTCGAGCGGAAGATGAACGCACACGTCCGCAACGCCGCGTCGGCGACTGCGACGGAGGAACCGCGCGACCTGCGGGTCGAACACCACAAAGAGAGCCTCACGTACATCAGCAGGCTCGCGGGCGACGTCGCGGAGTCCCGTCTGCTGGACGAGCTCTCGGCGCACGGAAGAAGAGGGGGTCGCCGTGGGCTTCGGCGTTAG
- a CDS encoding type II/IV secretion system ATPase subunit — MPTDHGSSQISDELKQHAMRWSHLREHLKRFKQITGEFPMLIDEPTGDHETRRPNVVYHLGGPIYAQVYGNFGETTKYYTIEPELDEGEHDIFDQVKDKLLERSVSKPAPEEDVEYEERIQELLEEIVSIEGSQDGRLQELVQRLDLGPLQVTEETYEKIQYRLVRDIVGLGPLEPIMRDPANEDIHVIGPSQVDVDHGVYGLLETTVEFDSTDQFDNWLRNMGERIGDPVSDAHPIVDSTLPDGSRINIIYSDDVSLKGSSLTIRQGDDVPLSAFQISKWGTLSPELCAYLWIALENERTVFVVGETASGKTTTLNAITSFIPQDSKIYTAEDTAEVLPPHDTWQQLLTREGRGGGSEVDMFDLVAAALRSRPDYIIVGEVRGEEGRMAFQAAQTGHPVMLTFHASDIVSMIQRFTGDPINVPETFMSNCDIALFQNRVKRGNDILRRVTSVQEIEGYSKEMGGVVTREAFYWDPVEDEIVFQGRNNSFIMEEKIATLLGYSDTRQIYEDIEFRAEIVRRAQQENIVGYHETNELIEDYQRDGVEGLPFDMARV; from the coding sequence ATGCCGACGGACCACGGCTCGTCCCAGATTTCGGACGAACTGAAACAGCACGCGATGCGGTGGTCCCATCTGCGCGAACATCTCAAGCGGTTCAAGCAGATCACCGGCGAGTTTCCGATGCTCATCGACGAACCGACCGGCGACCACGAGACGCGTCGACCGAACGTCGTCTATCACCTCGGCGGACCGATATACGCGCAGGTGTACGGGAACTTCGGCGAGACGACGAAGTACTACACCATCGAACCCGAACTCGACGAGGGCGAACACGACATCTTCGACCAGGTGAAGGACAAACTCCTCGAACGCTCCGTCTCGAAACCGGCGCCCGAGGAGGACGTCGAGTACGAAGAGCGGATCCAGGAACTCCTCGAAGAGATAGTCAGCATCGAGGGGAGCCAGGACGGCCGCCTCCAGGAGTTGGTTCAGCGACTCGACCTCGGTCCCCTCCAGGTGACAGAAGAGACGTACGAGAAGATTCAGTACCGGTTGGTGCGCGACATCGTCGGTCTCGGACCGCTCGAACCGATCATGCGCGACCCGGCCAACGAGGACATTCACGTCATCGGGCCGAGTCAGGTCGACGTCGACCACGGCGTCTACGGACTGCTCGAGACGACGGTCGAGTTCGACTCGACCGACCAGTTCGACAACTGGCTCAGAAACATGGGCGAGCGAATCGGAGACCCCGTCTCCGACGCCCACCCCATCGTCGACTCGACGCTTCCGGACGGGTCGCGTATCAACATCATCTACTCCGACGACGTGTCGCTGAAGGGGTCGAGCCTCACCATCCGTCAGGGCGACGACGTTCCGCTGTCGGCGTTCCAGATATCGAAGTGGGGGACGCTGTCGCCGGAACTCTGTGCGTATCTCTGGATAGCGTTGGAGAACGAGCGGACGGTGTTCGTGGTCGGCGAGACGGCGTCCGGGAAGACGACGACGCTGAACGCCATCACGTCGTTCATCCCGCAGGACTCGAAGATATACACCGCAGAGGACACCGCCGAGGTGCTTCCGCCGCACGACACGTGGCAGCAACTTCTCACCCGCGAGGGTCGTGGCGGCGGGTCCGAGGTTGACATGTTCGACCTCGTGGCCGCCGCTCTGCGTTCTCGCCCCGACTACATCATCGTCGGGGAGGTTCGTGGCGAGGAGGGTCGGATGGCGTTCCAGGCGGCCCAGACCGGTCACCCGGTGATGCTCACGTTCCACGCGTCCGACATCGTCTCTATGATCCAGCGGTTCACGGGTGACCCGATCAACGTCCCCGAGACGTTCATGTCGAACTGCGACATCGCGCTGTTCCAAAACCGCGTCAAGCGCGGTAACGACATCCTCAGACGGGTGACGAGCGTCCAAGAGATCGAGGGGTACTCGAAGGAGATGGGCGGCGTCGTCACCCGCGAGGCGTTCTACTGGGACCCCGTCGAAGACGAGATCGTGTTCCAGGGCCGGAACAACTCCTTCATCATGGAAGAGAAGATCGCGACCCTGCTCGGTTACTCCGACACGCGGCAGATATACGAGGACATCGAGTTCCGCGCCGAAATCGTCCGCCGCGCCCAACAGGAGAACATCGTCGGCTACCACGAGACGAACGAACTCATCGAAGACTACCAACGGGACGGCGTCGAGGGACTGCCGTTCGACATGGCGAGGGTGTGA
- a CDS encoding ArsR/SmtB family transcription factor, producing MESDRTLAALGNEYNPDILRAADEPHSAQEFSEMLDIPIATCYRRIEELTAAGLLELHDRVLSDEHRRTNVYRREVDKVVIQFDENDYNVAVTERPEVKNKLDDVWRQIAHD from the coding sequence ATGGAGTCTGACAGGACCCTTGCAGCGTTGGGCAACGAATACAACCCGGATATCTTACGCGCCGCGGACGAACCGCACTCGGCGCAGGAGTTCAGCGAGATGCTCGACATCCCCATCGCGACGTGTTATCGTCGCATCGAAGAACTCACCGCGGCGGGTCTTCTCGAACTTCACGACAGGGTCCTGTCGGACGAACACCGTCGGACGAACGTCTACCGCCGCGAGGTGGATAAAGTGGTGATCCAGTTCGACGAGAACGACTACAACGTCGCCGTGACCGAACGCCCCGAAGTGAAGAACAAACTGGACGACGTCTGGCGACAGATCGCACACGACTGA
- a CDS encoding RAD55 family ATPase: MPEFVKTGVEGLDSILNGGIVKNAAVLISGNPGTGKSILGLQYLYNGVDKYDQGGIYLTFEESEEDIKQAAESIGFEEWGEYVESGRIKVYDKRTLLRDGDFSATLDRIIGDLQDTDYDRLVLDSLTMFQLFFEDEKEQRQYLLKFIDILKDSGLTSLLTTEQSAIFPETEIGLENFLTDGNIYLIQSPAGATSNRYVWVAKMRKQSIKNSMFPLEINQGGIQIYEQAAGFSMVGESPPWFGEEDGLE; encoded by the coding sequence ATGCCAGAGTTCGTCAAGACAGGGGTCGAAGGACTCGACTCCATCCTCAACGGCGGCATCGTCAAGAACGCCGCGGTACTCATCAGCGGGAACCCGGGTACTGGTAAGAGTATCCTCGGACTGCAGTACCTCTACAACGGCGTCGACAAGTACGACCAGGGCGGAATATATCTCACCTTCGAGGAGTCCGAAGAAGACATCAAGCAGGCGGCGGAGTCTATCGGCTTCGAGGAGTGGGGCGAGTACGTCGAGAGCGGCCGAATCAAGGTGTACGACAAGCGGACACTCTTGCGCGACGGAGACTTCTCGGCGACACTCGACCGGATCATCGGCGACTTACAGGACACGGACTACGACAGACTCGTCCTCGACTCGCTGACGATGTTCCAACTGTTCTTCGAAGACGAGAAAGAACAGCGACAGTATCTCCTGAAGTTCATCGATATACTGAAAGACAGCGGTCTCACCTCGCTTCTGACGACAGAGCAGTCGGCCATCTTCCCCGAGACGGAGATCGGACTGGAGAACTTCCTGACGGACGGAAACATCTACCTCATCCAGAGTCCGGCGGGCGCGACGAGCAACCGGTACGTCTGGGTCGCGAAGATGCGCAAACAGTCGATCAAAAACTCCATGTTCCCGCTCGAAATCAACCAAGGCGGCATCCAGATCTACGAACAGGCCGCCGGGTTCTCGATGGTCGGCGAGTCCCCGCCGTGGTTCGGCGAGGAAGACGGACTCGAGTAG
- a CDS encoding archaellin/type IV pilin N-terminal domain-containing protein produces the protein MKNIFNEEDRGQVGIGTLIVFIAMVLVAAIAAGVLVNTAGFLQATAEDAGEESVNKVTNRVEVLNTHGMVGGQSDIDNVTMTVRLAAGSSSVDMDQTSIKYLSSGNVTTLTNDSDAGTDYGSGVQGDESQFALSEVTDDDSSFGVLNSANDRYEVTINTSAIEGDASSLTGGLNTGEQVRLEITSRTGGTTQVILTMPQQLAGKQQGEPVEL, from the coding sequence ATGAAAAACATATTCAACGAAGAAGACCGCGGTCAGGTCGGTATCGGTACGCTCATCGTGTTCATCGCGATGGTCCTCGTCGCGGCGATCGCGGCGGGCGTCCTCGTGAACACGGCCGGATTCCTCCAGGCGACTGCCGAGGACGCAGGCGAAGAGAGCGTCAACAAGGTCACGAACCGCGTCGAGGTTCTGAACACGCACGGAATGGTCGGTGGACAATCCGACATCGACAACGTCACCATGACCGTCCGCCTCGCGGCCGGATCCAGCAGCGTCGACATGGACCAGACGTCGATCAAATACCTGAGCAGCGGAAACGTCACCACGCTGACGAACGACTCCGACGCTGGTACGGACTACGGCTCGGGCGTCCAAGGTGACGAGTCGCAGTTCGCACTCAGCGAGGTGACCGACGACGACTCGTCGTTCGGCGTCCTCAACAGCGCGAACGACCGCTACGAAGTCACGATCAACACGTCCGCTATCGAAGGTGACGCAAGCTCCCTCACTGGCGGTCTCAACACGGGCGAGCAGGTCCGTCTCGAAATCACCAGCCGAACGGGCGGGACGACGCAGGTCATCCTGACGATGCCCCAGCAGCTCGCGGGCAAGCAACAGGGCGAACCGGTCGAACTCTAA
- a CDS encoding flagellar protein G, which yields MADVSAPSLILFIASLVIAAGVAGVLIDTVSGISNALDERGGDVADNIETDIEIISDGEAGVYDNGSNTLTLLVKNTGLRTLPATGGTFDVIVDSEYQTNVSVTVVDGNADWQPHGVVEVEISNVSLDGGDHRAKVVISGDEEILRFRTNQ from the coding sequence ATGGCGGACGTCTCCGCACCCAGCCTCATCCTCTTTATCGCCAGTCTCGTCATCGCGGCGGGCGTCGCGGGCGTCCTCATCGACACGGTCAGCGGAATCAGCAACGCGCTCGACGAACGCGGCGGCGACGTGGCAGACAACATCGAAACCGACATCGAGATCATAAGCGACGGCGAGGCTGGCGTCTACGACAACGGCAGCAACACGTTGACGCTGTTAGTGAAAAACACCGGGCTCAGGACGCTCCCGGCGACGGGCGGGACGTTCGACGTCATCGTCGACTCGGAGTACCAGACGAACGTGAGCGTCACCGTCGTCGACGGGAACGCCGACTGGCAGCCGCACGGAGTCGTCGAAGTCGAGATATCGAACGTCTCGCTCGACGGCGGGGACCACCGCGCGAAGGTGGTCATAAGCGGCGACGAAGAGATACTCAGATTTAGGACCAACCAATGA
- the flaJ gene encoding archaellar assembly protein FlaJ — protein MSGAGAAGDGGMTTQAQQARDFLDSVLDSYERMPMETTKYGLVVLLPAVVTFLASILGTLLLPLPVLVRLPIFLLGALVLFAALLYPRLLVEQQRRGLENQLHLVITHMTVLSTTNIDRVQVFRVLGREEEYGELAVEMRRITQLVDTWNQSLDDACRRRARQVPSKPLADFLDRLAYALNAGQSIDDFLLGEQSAMVQKYITVYESALGNLEVMKDLYLSMILSMTFAIINAIVLPILTGTDATMTIAAVIVLFVFVQLGFYYVIRTMSPHDPLWYHQSEFRTKADRQIDITLYGAVALSFVFIVALAVGTAGVTPIGKTIQGVMLDTPVPLLLATPLTPLAVPGIIARRHENRIKERDEEYPGFIRALGASESAKQSTTTDVLKTLRNKDFGVLTREINRLFTRLKMRIGPTRSWFFFTAESSSYLIQKFSEMYNVGRQMGGTPKQLGELISNNMNEVLKLRRQREQSTITLIGVLYGITASASFAFFIGLEVVEILATFSTQLNLAQLEFGQLIYAGVYDIPFIEYLLTLIILFNALLSSLMIRMVDGGHKANAYLHFVILVWIGCASAVATSSLAGALISV, from the coding sequence ATGTCGGGAGCAGGTGCCGCGGGCGACGGGGGGATGACGACGCAGGCCCAACAGGCCCGAGACTTCCTCGATTCGGTGCTCGACTCGTACGAGCGGATGCCGATGGAGACGACGAAGTACGGACTCGTGGTGCTCCTCCCGGCCGTCGTCACGTTCCTCGCGTCCATCCTCGGGACGCTACTGCTTCCGCTACCGGTACTGGTCCGTCTCCCCATCTTCCTTTTGGGTGCGCTCGTGCTGTTCGCGGCGCTTCTGTACCCGCGTCTCCTCGTCGAACAACAGCGCCGAGGACTGGAGAACCAACTCCACCTCGTCATCACGCACATGACCGTGCTCTCTACGACCAACATCGACCGGGTGCAGGTGTTCCGCGTGCTCGGGCGCGAAGAGGAGTACGGCGAACTCGCGGTCGAGATGCGCCGAATCACGCAGTTGGTGGACACGTGGAACCAGTCGCTCGACGACGCGTGCCGCCGTCGGGCCAGACAGGTCCCCTCGAAACCGCTGGCGGACTTCCTCGACCGCCTCGCGTACGCGCTCAACGCCGGTCAGAGCATCGACGACTTCCTCCTCGGGGAGCAGAGCGCGATGGTCCAAAAGTACATCACCGTCTACGAGAGCGCACTCGGCAACCTCGAAGTGATGAAGGACCTCTATCTGTCGATGATTCTGTCGATGACGTTCGCCATCATCAACGCCATCGTCCTTCCGATACTGACGGGGACGGACGCGACGATGACCATCGCGGCGGTCATCGTGCTTTTCGTCTTCGTCCAACTCGGGTTCTACTACGTCATCCGGACGATGTCGCCGCACGACCCGCTTTGGTATCACCAAAGCGAGTTCCGAACGAAAGCCGACCGCCAGATAGACATCACCCTCTACGGGGCCGTCGCGCTCTCGTTCGTGTTCATCGTGGCCCTCGCTGTCGGAACGGCGGGCGTGACGCCAATCGGGAAGACGATACAGGGAGTCATGCTCGATACGCCCGTTCCGTTGCTTTTGGCGACGCCGCTTACTCCGCTCGCCGTCCCGGGCATCATCGCTCGCCGACACGAGAATCGAATCAAGGAACGCGACGAGGAGTATCCGGGGTTCATCCGCGCACTCGGCGCGTCCGAGAGCGCGAAACAGAGCACGACCACGGACGTGCTGAAGACGCTGCGGAACAAGGACTTCGGCGTCCTCACGCGCGAGATAAACCGGCTTTTCACTCGGTTGAAGATGCGAATCGGCCCGACTCGGTCGTGGTTCTTCTTCACGGCGGAGTCGAGTTCGTACCTCATTCAGAAGTTCAGCGAGATGTACAACGTCGGCCGACAGATGGGGGGGACCCCGAAACAGCTCGGCGAACTCATCAGCAACAACATGAACGAGGTCCTCAAACTCCGTCGTCAGCGCGAACAGTCGACCATCACGCTCATCGGCGTGCTGTACGGCATCACCGCCTCTGCGTCCTTTGCGTTCTTCATCGGGCTGGAAGTCGTCGAGATTCTGGCGACCTTCTCCACGCAGTTGAACCTCGCGCAACTGGAGTTCGGCCAACTCATCTACGCGGGCGTCTACGACATCCCGTTCATCGAGTACCTCCTGACGCTCATCATCCTGTTTAACGCCCTGCTGTCGTCGCTCATGATCCGGATGGTCGACGGCGGGCACAAAGCCAACGCGTACCTCCACTTCGTGATTCTCGTCTGGATCGGCTGTGCGAGCGCAGTCGCGACGTCGTCGCTCGCAGGAGCGCTGATCAGCGTATGA